The Glycine soja cultivar W05 chromosome 8, ASM419377v2, whole genome shotgun sequence genome has a window encoding:
- the LOC114424042 gene encoding protein MAIN-LIKE 2-like, translating to MWLRMFLGVVGPLPQHKTAAADDAEIDRLASDGTVDDDEGSPGGPRDPSVLIGFADHVAHSIWSGQERPDLKLVSHGRKVDKFGRPAAEIEGMIAATRLDSLIRCSVITTDPGLISAFVERWHRETSSFHLPVGEKRITLDDVSSLLHIPITGTLHSFESLVTSDAVALLTELLEVTADEATAETRQADGPHVRLSWLRDMYQSRCRARQWVAAARTYLLHLVGCTLFANKSATHVHVVHLQTFRDLG from the exons ATGTGGCTGAGGATGTTCCTCGGCGTCGTAGGCCCACTGCCTCAGCAC AAGACAGCAGCTGCCGATGATGCTGAGATAGATCGATTGGCTAGTGATGGTACAGTTGATGATGATGAGGGGTCCCCCGGTGGGCCACGCGATCCATCTGTTTTGATAGGATTTGCTGATCATGTGGCACACAGCATATGGAGTGGACAG GAGCGACCCGATCTCAAGTTGGTCTCCCATGGTAGGAAAGTAGATAAATTTGGGAGACCGGCTGCTGAGATCGAAGGTATGATTGCGGCCACCAGATTGGATTCATTGATCAGGTGTTCTGTGATCACCACtgatcctggacttatatccgccTTTGTTGAGAGGTGGCATAGGGAGACGAGCAGCTTCCACCTCCCAGTAGGGGAGAAGAGGATCACTCTAGACGACGTTTCGTCACTGCTGCACATTCCGATTACTGGCACgctgcattcattcgagtcgcTGGTTACATCTGACGCAGTCGCCCTGTTGACGGAGCTACTTGAGGTCACCGCAGACGAGGCTACAGCTGAGACACGTCAGGCAGATGGGCCTCATGTTCGGTTGTCCTGGCTTCGGGACATGTACCAGAGTAGGTGTCGGGCTAGGCAGTGGGTTGCTGCAGCTCGGACGTACCTACTTCATTTGGTTGGTTGCACTCTTttcgctaacaagagtgcaacccatGTCCATGTTGTGCACTTGCAGACATTCAGAGACCTGGGCTAG